Genomic segment of Murdochiella vaginalis:
TTTGCAACGCTTTTTTATGGCATACGTCCATGCCAAGAGCCCCCAACGGTGCGGTAAGCACAATGCCCATGACCGCAACGGATAAAACAATTTTTCCGCATGCCAATCCTGCTGTTAAGGGAACCGCCCCGATAGCCGCTTGGACCGTTGCCTTTGGCAAATACGCTAACACACAAAAAACTCTTTCTTTTTTTGACAAAGGAGTGGCTGCTGTGCTTAACCATACCCCCAGAGCACGGAAAAGCAGAGCGGATACAATGACTAAAACAGCCGAAAAGCCGGCTTGAACGGTATAACGAATATCCACCGCCGCACCGACAAGTACAAAGAGAATCACTTCCGCTGCCAGCCATAATTTGCCGAATTTATCCGAAAGACGCTTGGATACAAAGCCTGTGCTTTTATTTTTCATCATGATCGCCATGCTCATAACTGCCAGCAGCCCTGATACCGCCACCTTTCCAGCAAGCCAAACTTCAACTGCCATCAAGAGAAACGCGACAGCCATCACAATGATCACCTTTGTGCTGTTGCGGATATAGCGTTTGCGCACATAAGCCGTTTCAAAAAATACATACAATGCATATCCCACCAGAAGGCCTAATGAAATCCCCATGACAATGGAAAGAGGAATGTTCAAAAAATCTATAGCATGAGCGCTACCTCCCTGCGCAATACCTAAAAAAGTCGTGAATAGGACAATCACAAAAATATCATCACAGGAAGCACCTGCCATCAACATTTGTGGTATACCTTTTTCGGTTCCGTATCCATGCTCCATGTAATAAACCATACGAGGAACCACCACCGCCGGAGAGACAGCTGCCAATACCGCTCCCATCACCGCCGCTTCCACATGCGTGATGCCGAGAAGCATTGGAGCAAGAAGAACATAGCCTAGGATTTCAAAAGACGCCGGAACGAAAGATAATAAAACCGCCGGGCGACCAACTTTTATTAAATCTTTTACATCAAGCGATAATCCCGCTTTCAACAAAATGATGATCAAGGCCAATCTGCGAAGTTCTGCGGAAATGGACAGAACGGATGGATCCAGAACATTCAAGACATATGGTCCTAAGACAATACCGGTAATCAGCATTCCGATGATACGCGGCAGCCGCAACAGCTGACAGATCCTTGCCATGGTCAACCCGACAAGAAAAATATAGGCTAATGACGTCAACATGGTTTGCTGTCCTTACGCATTCAGAATTTCGATCTGACAGGCTTTCATGGCTTCCAGCGCCGTTTGGTGCGATTCCGGCGTAACGCCGGCACACCCCCTTGCATCCACCTTGATCGGAATTTCCGGAAAAAAGGCTTTGATGAGCAGCGCATTGGAGATAACGCAAATATCGGTATCCAATCCCAAAAGCGTAATGGAGGAGATCCGTTCCCGATCATCCAAATCCGAAAGAATGGCCGGTAGCGAAGCCGCACCGAAGGTGACCTTGTCGATGGGCTCTGTCTGACGAAGTGCTTCCAGTGCCGGATGAATCTTCCACCCGGAGGTGCCGCGAACGCAATGGGCAACCGGAAGATTTCGGCCTTCCTGTGTTTCCAGATAATTCTCGCGATGCGTGTCGCGGGTAAAAAGAACACAGCCCTGAAAGTCTTTCACGCGCTCCACCACATAGGGAACAACCGCCTGTGCGGCCGCCGAACCCAGAGCACCGTCAATAAAATCGTTTTGCATATCAATTACCAAGAGAATATCTTGCATTGCTCATCCTTTTCTACGGTATCCTTTGTACCGAACATGCCCTATTTCCCACAAAGAACGAAGCGCTCCCTGCAGAGCGCACATCCTATTGCCTCACAAATCCCATTTTCTCGCAAATTTTATTTCCCTATAAATAGAAATAGTAGCCGCTAAAATGAACGATGGCTGCCGCCAGAACAAAGAGGTGCCAAACGACATGGTGATATTGCCAACGCTTCATGCGATAAAACACCGTCCCGACAGAGTACAGCACGCCCCCGGACAAAACGAGAGCAAAGAGCGGCCATGGTCTTTCCGTCAGAAGAAAGCGCAGAAGAAAAAGGCCCATCCAGCCCATTCCGATATAGAGCAGCGTGGATATGCCTTTGAGGCGATCATATTGACGAAAAGTCGCCACTTTGAAGATCGTCCCGCCGAGGGCAAGCAGCCAAATAGCAACCAACAAAGCCGTTCGCTCCCACCCCTGCATCAGCAAGAGAATGGGCGGCGTAAAACTTCCTGCGATGAAAAGGAAGATGCTGACATGATCAAAAATACGAAGCACCATCTTGACACGCGGAAGGGACACCGCATGATACAGCGTGCTCGCCAGAAAAAGAAAGAAGAAACAGCCGCCATAAATGGCATAGGCAACGACACCAACAAGTTTCCCCGCCCTTACAGCGCGGATGAGCAACAAAACTAAAAAGAGGAGGCCCATCACGATGCCTAACGCATGCGTTATCGCGTTCCACGGTTCCATTTTCTTTTCTTCCGAAGAAAGGGTCGGTGCAGAAGGTGTTTGTTGACGATTGGAAAAAGTGGTCATCGCATTTCCTTTCTGAATTGCCAACCCAATTATAGCGTAGCGAGGAAAAAAGTGTTACCATGGGAATGTCCTCGTCGTGCGGCTGTAGTTCAATGGTAGAACACCGGCTTCCCAAGCCGGATGCGCGGGTTCGATTCCCGTCAGCCGCTTTTTTATACGTTTTTTGTCCTTCATAAAAAGCGGCGCTCCTTCACGCCTTTCCGTGGAGGAGCGCCGTTCTTTGCAAAAGCGAGAGGCATCTTACTTATTCTTCTTCTGACCGCTCAATTTTTCTGCTTTTTCCGCTTTCTCTTTTTCCGTTGCTCCCTCTTCATGCATCTCAATCGGCTTTTCGTCGTTGATAGCATGGTTGATGTAGAAGTCGGTATTGCGTTCGTTGCGATTCATCTGGTTGTTATTGGCTTCCATCGCCTCATCATTCATTTGATCAATTTTTTTGTTGTCCATAACAGATCCTTTCTATTCCGATGTTCTTGTCCCTATGTCTCCTGCATTCCGCTTCTTTTACGTACCGCTTCCCTTGGATCCCGCTTCTCCACCATCCCACTTTCGTGAATCGGCGTACCTTACAATTCGTCAGGCGTCGGCGTCTCGGCCGGAGGTTCCAATTTTTGTCCGCACTCGGG
This window contains:
- a CDS encoding hemolysin III family protein encodes the protein MTTFSNRQQTPSAPTLSSEEKKMEPWNAITHALGIVMGLLFLVLLLIRAVRAGKLVGVVAYAIYGGCFFFLFLASTLYHAVSLPRVKMVLRIFDHVSIFLFIAGSFTPPILLLMQGWERTALLVAIWLLALGGTIFKVATFRQYDRLKGISTLLYIGMGWMGLFLLRFLLTERPWPLFALVLSGGVLYSVGTVFYRMKRWQYHHVVWHLFVLAAAIVHFSGYYFYL
- a CDS encoding sodium:proton antiporter: MLTSLAYIFLVGLTMARICQLLRLPRIIGMLITGIVLGPYVLNVLDPSVLSISAELRRLALIIILLKAGLSLDVKDLIKVGRPAVLLSFVPASFEILGYVLLAPMLLGITHVEAAVMGAVLAAVSPAVVVPRMVYYMEHGYGTEKGIPQMLMAGASCDDIFVIVLFTTFLGIAQGGSAHAIDFLNIPLSIVMGISLGLLVGYALYVFFETAYVRKRYIRNSTKVIIVMAVAFLLMAVEVWLAGKVAVSGLLAVMSMAIMMKNKSTGFVSKRLSDKFGKLWLAAEVILFVLVGAAVDIRYTVQAGFSAVLVIVSALLFRALGVWLSTAATPLSKKERVFCVLAYLPKATVQAAIGAVPLTAGLACGKIVLSVAVMGIVLTAPLGALGMDVCHKKALQREANPQS
- a CDS encoding cysteine hydrolase family protein encodes the protein MQDILLVIDMQNDFIDGALGSAAAQAVVPYVVERVKDFQGCVLFTRDTHRENYLETQEGRNLPVAHCVRGTSGWKIHPALEALRQTEPIDKVTFGAASLPAILSDLDDRERISSITLLGLDTDICVISNALLIKAFFPEIPIKVDARGCAGVTPESHQTALEAMKACQIEILNA